In a genomic window of Bemisia tabaci chromosome 1, PGI_BMITA_v3:
- the CycE gene encoding G1/S-specific cyclin-E1 isoform X1: protein MHRQSCQLTKAASLKRKRRSSENFNNIENQPVPSHHDKKFKDEDTDCDSDHSETGSRLPLSEISVLAATSKDQRCLSAGSTDSELPNVDRLSVSDTSPESPAISPSGLLPKDTSLLSDFGLSPGESESPSPVKPCSSGSKLVSAYGQLTPSDSQVEQTEWNSSRTTSCLPLRDSPFPVLEWADHKELWRLMCSKDESTLSQRDPNMFDHHPSLLPRMRAVLLDWINEVCEVYKLHRETFYLTVDYLDRYLSAREGVPKQQLQLIGITCLLIASKMEEIYPPKVSEYAYVTDGACTESEIHAMELSILKVLHWCLSPFTIHNWLSVYLQLCYQGNERHNLGFVYSQFSPALFSQLCQLVDLATLDINSLKFSYSVIAISAVYLVCSEQLALHVSGFNYSFISDCVDWMRDFWNVLLEENPGGRMDATSTALPPGPNKVSAFDLTHTLQTHSVTLEMLESGQARQEARLREKLSKASPLVVTANLNLLTPPSSSKKA from the exons ATGCACCGACAAAG TTGTCAACTAACCAAAGCTGCATCTTTGAAGCGCAAACGACGgtcatcagaaaatttcaat aatattgaGAATCAACCTGTACCTAGTCACcacgacaaaaaatttaaagatgaa gacACAGACTGTGACTCTGATCACTCGGAAACCGGCAGCAGGCTGCCACTCTCTGAGATTTCGGTCTTAGCAGCCACATCAAAAGATCAAAGGTGCTTGTCTGCTGGCTCCACGGACAGTGAGCTTCCTAATGTGGATCGATTAAGCGTTTCTGACACCAGCCCAGAAAGTCCAGCTATCAGTCCAAGCGGACTCTTACCTAAAGACACCAGCTTACTGTCGGACTTCGGCCTGAGCCCTGGTGAGAGTGAGTCTCCTTCTCCGGTCAAGCCTTGCAGCAGTGGTTCCAAGTTAGTTTCAGCTTATGGACAACTGACCCCTTCAGACTCGCAGGTTGAGCAAACTGAATGGAACAG CAGTCGCACAACATCATGTTTACCACTGAGGGACAGTCCATTTCCAGTCTTGGAATGGGCAGATCACAAGGAGCTATGGCGTCTAATGTGTTCAAAAGATGAATCCACTCTATCGCAAAGAGATCCCAACATGTTCGATCATCACCCTAGCCTTCTACCTCGTATGAGGGCAGTCCTTTTGGATTGGATTAATGAG GTGTGTGAAGTATACAAATTACATAGAGAGACGTTCTATTTAACAGTAGATTATTTAGATAGATATCTGTCTGCAAGAGAAGGAGTCCCAAAACAACAGCTACAATTAATAGGCATAACGTGTCTTCTCATTGCATCAAAGATGGAAGAAATTTATCCCCCTAAAGTTTCCGAGTATGCCTATGTTACCGATGGTGCCTGTACAGAGTCTGAAATCCATGCCATGGAGTTGTCTATTCTCAAA GTGTTGCATTGGTGCCTTTCTCCATTCACAATTCACAACTGGTTGTCTGTGTATTTACAGTTATGTTATCAGGGCAATGAGCGGCACAACCTTGGCTTTGTCTATTCGCAGTTCTCGCCTGCCCTCTTTTCCCAGCTGTGCCAGCTAGTTGATCTAGCAACTCTAGATATAAACTCccttaaattttcttatagtGTCATTGCAATTTCAGCTGTTTATCTTGTTTGCAGTGAACAGCTGGCTCTTCACGTATCAG GTTTTAACTATTCTTTTATATCGGATTGTGTGGACTGGATGAGGGATTTCTGGAATGTCTTATTGGAAGAGAATCCTGGAGGTCGGATGGATGCTACCTCTACAGCACTTCCGCCAGGCCCCAATAAAGTCAGTGCTTTTGATCTTACGCACACCTTACAAACTCACTCCGTCACCCTAGAAATGCTG GAATCTGGTCAAGCAAGACAAGAAGCAAGACTCAGAGAGAAACTCAGCAAAGCCAGCCCGTTGGTGGTAACAGCAAATTTGAATTTGTTAACCCCTCCTTCTAGTTCCAAGAAAGCTTGA
- the CycE gene encoding G1/S-specific cyclin-E1 isoform X2, translating to MHRQSCQLTKAASLKRKRRSSENFNNIENQPVPSHHDKKFKDEDTDCDSDHSETGSRLPLSEISVLAATSKDQRCLSAGSTDSELPNVDRLSVSDTSPESPAISPSGLLPKDTSLLSDFGLSPGESESPSPVKPCSSGSKLVSAYGQLTPSDSQVEQTEWNSRTTSCLPLRDSPFPVLEWADHKELWRLMCSKDESTLSQRDPNMFDHHPSLLPRMRAVLLDWINEVCEVYKLHRETFYLTVDYLDRYLSAREGVPKQQLQLIGITCLLIASKMEEIYPPKVSEYAYVTDGACTESEIHAMELSILKVLHWCLSPFTIHNWLSVYLQLCYQGNERHNLGFVYSQFSPALFSQLCQLVDLATLDINSLKFSYSVIAISAVYLVCSEQLALHVSGFNYSFISDCVDWMRDFWNVLLEENPGGRMDATSTALPPGPNKVSAFDLTHTLQTHSVTLEMLESGQARQEARLREKLSKASPLVVTANLNLLTPPSSSKKA from the exons ATGCACCGACAAAG TTGTCAACTAACCAAAGCTGCATCTTTGAAGCGCAAACGACGgtcatcagaaaatttcaat aatattgaGAATCAACCTGTACCTAGTCACcacgacaaaaaatttaaagatgaa gacACAGACTGTGACTCTGATCACTCGGAAACCGGCAGCAGGCTGCCACTCTCTGAGATTTCGGTCTTAGCAGCCACATCAAAAGATCAAAGGTGCTTGTCTGCTGGCTCCACGGACAGTGAGCTTCCTAATGTGGATCGATTAAGCGTTTCTGACACCAGCCCAGAAAGTCCAGCTATCAGTCCAAGCGGACTCTTACCTAAAGACACCAGCTTACTGTCGGACTTCGGCCTGAGCCCTGGTGAGAGTGAGTCTCCTTCTCCGGTCAAGCCTTGCAGCAGTGGTTCCAAGTTAGTTTCAGCTTATGGACAACTGACCCCTTCAGACTCGCAGGTTGAGCAAACTGAATGGAACAG TCGCACAACATCATGTTTACCACTGAGGGACAGTCCATTTCCAGTCTTGGAATGGGCAGATCACAAGGAGCTATGGCGTCTAATGTGTTCAAAAGATGAATCCACTCTATCGCAAAGAGATCCCAACATGTTCGATCATCACCCTAGCCTTCTACCTCGTATGAGGGCAGTCCTTTTGGATTGGATTAATGAG GTGTGTGAAGTATACAAATTACATAGAGAGACGTTCTATTTAACAGTAGATTATTTAGATAGATATCTGTCTGCAAGAGAAGGAGTCCCAAAACAACAGCTACAATTAATAGGCATAACGTGTCTTCTCATTGCATCAAAGATGGAAGAAATTTATCCCCCTAAAGTTTCCGAGTATGCCTATGTTACCGATGGTGCCTGTACAGAGTCTGAAATCCATGCCATGGAGTTGTCTATTCTCAAA GTGTTGCATTGGTGCCTTTCTCCATTCACAATTCACAACTGGTTGTCTGTGTATTTACAGTTATGTTATCAGGGCAATGAGCGGCACAACCTTGGCTTTGTCTATTCGCAGTTCTCGCCTGCCCTCTTTTCCCAGCTGTGCCAGCTAGTTGATCTAGCAACTCTAGATATAAACTCccttaaattttcttatagtGTCATTGCAATTTCAGCTGTTTATCTTGTTTGCAGTGAACAGCTGGCTCTTCACGTATCAG GTTTTAACTATTCTTTTATATCGGATTGTGTGGACTGGATGAGGGATTTCTGGAATGTCTTATTGGAAGAGAATCCTGGAGGTCGGATGGATGCTACCTCTACAGCACTTCCGCCAGGCCCCAATAAAGTCAGTGCTTTTGATCTTACGCACACCTTACAAACTCACTCCGTCACCCTAGAAATGCTG GAATCTGGTCAAGCAAGACAAGAAGCAAGACTCAGAGAGAAACTCAGCAAAGCCAGCCCGTTGGTGGTAACAGCAAATTTGAATTTGTTAACCCCTCCTTCTAGTTCCAAGAAAGCTTGA